One genomic segment of Brassica napus cultivar Da-Ae chromosome A3, Da-Ae, whole genome shotgun sequence includes these proteins:
- the LOC106385537 gene encoding homeobox protein knotted-1-like 1 isoform X2, with amino-acid sequence MEEYQHESRSTPHRPTNASVKSEASSSRINHYSMLMKAIHNTQEANNNNNNNDMESMKAKIIAHPHYSTLLHAYLDCQKIGAPPEVVDKITAATQEFEARQQRPTASVTALSRDPELDQFMEAYCDMLVKYREELTRPIEEAMEYIRRIESQISMLCQGPIHILNNPDGKSEGMESSDEEQDNNNSGGEAELPEIDPRAEDRELKNHLLKKYSGYLSSLKQELSKKKKKGKLPKEARQKLLTWWELHYKWPYPSESEKVALAESTGLDQKQINNWFINQRKRHWKPSEDMQFMVMDGLQHPHHAALYMDGHYMGDGPYRLGP; translated from the exons ATGGAAGAATATCAACATGAAAGCAGATCCACTCCTCATAGA CCAACCAACGCATCTGTTAAATCAGAAGCAAGCTCCTCAAGAATCAATCACTACTCTATGTTGATGAAAGCCATCCACAATACTCAAGAagctaacaacaacaacaacaacaatgataTGGAATCCATGAAAGCTAAGATCATCGCTCATCCGCACTACTCCACCCTCCTACACGCCTACTTGGACTGCCAGAAG ATTGGAGCACCACCTGAAGTGGTTGATAAAATTACGGCGGCAACACAAGAGTTCGAGGCGAGGCAGCAGCGGCCAACAGCATCCGTAACTGCGCTGTCTAGAGACCCCGAATTGGATCAATTCATG GAAGCATACTGTGATATGCTGGTTAAATATCGAGAGGAGCTAACACGGCCCATTGAAGAAGCAATGGAGTATATACGTCGTATTGAATCTCAGATTAGCATGTTGTGTCAGGGTCCCATTCACATCCTCAACAATCCTG ATGGGAAAAGTGAAGGAATGGAATCATCAGACGAAGAGCAAGATAATAACAACAGTGGAGGGGAAGCAGAATTACCGGAAATAGACCCGAGGGCGGAAGATCGGGAACTCAAGAATCACTTGCTGAAGAAGTACAGTGGATACTTGAGCAGTCTAAAGCAAGAACtgtccaagaaaaaaaagaaaggtaaACTTCCCAAAGAAGCAAGGCAGAAGCTTCTCACGTGGTGGGAATTGCATTACAAGTGGCCGTATCCTTCT GAGTCAGAGAAGGTGGCGTTGGCGGAATCAACGGGGTTAGATCAGAAACAGATCAACAATTGGTtcataaaccaaagaaaacGTCACTGGAAACCGTCCGAAGACATGCAGTTCATGGTGATGGATGGTCTACAGCACCCGCACCACGCAGCTCTATACATGGATGGTCATTACATGGGCGATGGTCCTTATCGTCTTGGACCATAA
- the LOC106385537 gene encoding homeobox protein knotted-1-like 1 isoform X1 — translation MEEYQHESRSTPHRVSFLYSPISSSNKNDNTTTNNNNTNYGSGYNNTNNNNHQQHMLFPHMSSLLPQTTENCFRSDHDQPTNASVKSEASSSRINHYSMLMKAIHNTQEANNNNNNNDMESMKAKIIAHPHYSTLLHAYLDCQKIGAPPEVVDKITAATQEFEARQQRPTASVTALSRDPELDQFMEAYCDMLVKYREELTRPIEEAMEYIRRIESQISMLCQGPIHILNNPDGKSEGMESSDEEQDNNNSGGEAELPEIDPRAEDRELKNHLLKKYSGYLSSLKQELSKKKKKGKLPKEARQKLLTWWELHYKWPYPSESEKVALAESTGLDQKQINNWFINQRKRHWKPSEDMQFMVMDGLQHPHHAALYMDGHYMGDGPYRLGP, via the exons ATGGAAGAATATCAACATGAAAGCAGATCCACTCCTCATAGAGTAAGTTTCTTGTACTCTCCAATCTCTTCTTCCAACAAAAATGATAACACCACCACCAACAACAATAATACCAATTATGGTTCTGGTTACAATAATACTaataacaataatcatcaaCAACACATGTTGTTCCCACATATGAGctctcttcttcctcaaacGACTGAGAATTGCTTCCGATCCGATCATGATCAGCCAACCAACGCATCTGTTAAATCAGAAGCAAGCTCCTCAAGAATCAATCACTACTCTATGTTGATGAAAGCCATCCACAATACTCAAGAagctaacaacaacaacaacaacaatgataTGGAATCCATGAAAGCTAAGATCATCGCTCATCCGCACTACTCCACCCTCCTACACGCCTACTTGGACTGCCAGAAG ATTGGAGCACCACCTGAAGTGGTTGATAAAATTACGGCGGCAACACAAGAGTTCGAGGCGAGGCAGCAGCGGCCAACAGCATCCGTAACTGCGCTGTCTAGAGACCCCGAATTGGATCAATTCATG GAAGCATACTGTGATATGCTGGTTAAATATCGAGAGGAGCTAACACGGCCCATTGAAGAAGCAATGGAGTATATACGTCGTATTGAATCTCAGATTAGCATGTTGTGTCAGGGTCCCATTCACATCCTCAACAATCCTG ATGGGAAAAGTGAAGGAATGGAATCATCAGACGAAGAGCAAGATAATAACAACAGTGGAGGGGAAGCAGAATTACCGGAAATAGACCCGAGGGCGGAAGATCGGGAACTCAAGAATCACTTGCTGAAGAAGTACAGTGGATACTTGAGCAGTCTAAAGCAAGAACtgtccaagaaaaaaaagaaaggtaaACTTCCCAAAGAAGCAAGGCAGAAGCTTCTCACGTGGTGGGAATTGCATTACAAGTGGCCGTATCCTTCT GAGTCAGAGAAGGTGGCGTTGGCGGAATCAACGGGGTTAGATCAGAAACAGATCAACAATTGGTtcataaaccaaagaaaacGTCACTGGAAACCGTCCGAAGACATGCAGTTCATGGTGATGGATGGTCTACAGCACCCGCACCACGCAGCTCTATACATGGATGGTCATTACATGGGCGATGGTCCTTATCGTCTTGGACCATAA